CCGGGCAATGCCGGCGAGTTCCGACAGGCGCTCGGCGATGTCGAACGGCTCTCGGTTCTTGACGCACATCAGGCGGCACATGGCGCTTGACCGCTACGGGTGCAGCCCCGGAAACTCCAGGCCCAGGGTCTCCTCGAAGCCGTTCATGAGGTTGAAGGCCTGGACCGCCTGCCCCGCCGCGCCTTTCATGAGGTTGTCCAGGGCGCTCAGCACCACCAGCCGGTCCGACCCCTTCTCCTTCTGGAAGCCCACGTCGCAATAGTTGGTGCCGCTCAGAAGCTTGGGTTCGGGGTAGCGGTAGATGCCGTCCGCCTCCTTGACGATGCGGAGGAAGGGCTCCTTGCCGTAGACTTCGCGGTAGAGCTTCCACACGTCCTTCTCTTCCAGGGGCTCGCGCAGGAACAGGTGGCAGGTGGCGAGCACGCCGCGCACCATCTCGATGGAGGTGGCGGAGAAGTACACCCGGATCGGCTCGCCGAAGCCCAGCTCCTGGTAGATCTCCGCGCAGTGGCGGTGCATCGTGGGCATGAACGAGCGCACCGCGCCGCTGCGCTCCGGGTGGTGCGAGGCGTCGCTGGCGGCATTGCCGCCCTCGCTGGAGCCCACCTTGACCTCCACCACCGTACGCTCCGGGTCCGCCAACCCTTTCTTGAAGAACGGGTAGAGCCCCAGGATGGTGGCGGTGGCGTTGCAACCGGCGCCGGTGACGAAGCTTGCGCCGCGGATCTCGTCGCGGTGCAGTTCCGGAACCCCGTAGACGAATTCCTTCATGAGCTCCGGGCGCTGGTGTGGCTTGCCATACCAGCGTTCGTACTCGCCCGCATCGTTCAGCCGGAAGTCCGCGCTCAGATCCACCAGCTTCGGCGCCAGTTCCCGGAACGAATCGATGCGTTCCATGGCCTGACCGTGGGGCAGGCAGAGAAACAGCAGGTCGCACGGCTTGAGCTCGTCCATCTTGCAGAAGCGGAGCTGGGTGCGCTTGCGCAGGTTGGGGTGAGCCTTGAACACGAACTTGCCGGCGAAGCGCTCCGAGGTGACCTCGCACACCTCCACCCCAGGGTGCCCGAGGAGCAGACGCAGCAACTCCCCGCCCGTGTAGCCGGACGCTCCGACGATGGAGACCTTCAAGCTCTCTGCCACGGCTCGCGCCTCTCTTTCCGATCCATGCCCACGACCCGAGAACCCGTCCGCCTCTCCGTCACGCCGCGCCCCTGCGTTCCCGTTCCTCACGGCCCACCTTGAGCACGTGCTCGACCACGAGGCCGGGAATGTTCACCCCGGTGGTGTCGATGCTGTTGCGGAACTCCATGGTGTAGTTCACTTCGTTGACAAGGGGTCCGTCCGGGGTCTCGAAGAGATCCACGGCGACGATGCCGCCTCCCACCGCGCGGCACGCGCGCACCGAGAGGTCCCGCAGCTCGTCCGTCACCGGACAGTTTTCGGCGCGCCCGCCCCGCGCCGTGTTGGTGATCCAGTGGTCGCTGTAGCGGTAGATGGCGGCCACGCACTCGTCGCCGATGACGAAGCTCCGGATGTCGCGCCCGGTCTTCTCGACATACTGCTGGATGTAGAAGATGGAGTGGTGGTAGCTGCCCAGGATCGCCTTGTGCTCCAGGATGGTTTCCGCAGCGTCCCGGTCGTTGACCTTGGCCAGGAGCCGGCCCCAGGAACCCACCGCGGGCTTGAGCACCACGGGATAGCCCATCTCCTCGATGGCCTCCAGGGTGGATTCCTCGGTGAAGGCGATGCGCACCTCGGGCTGGGGCACGCCGTGCTCCTGCAGATGCACCGAGGTGAGGATCTTGTCGCCGCACACGGTCGCCACCGACGACGCGTTCACGCAGCGCACGCCGGCACTCTCGAACAGCCGCAGGCCGTGCAGCGCCCGGGAGTGGTTGATGCACCGCTCCAGAAGCACGTCCAGGTCGAACTCGTCCCTGCCCAGGTTGAACGAGAGCTTGCGGTCGTCGATCATTTGAAGCTCCACGCCGGAATGCTTCCGGAACTCCTTGATCAGGAGCTTCTCCTCGGGCCGGACCAATGAATGCAGCAAACCGATCTTCAAGCTCATTCCCCCCAATCTTCCTCTTCCGAGGGCGCCTCGGCCACCTCGGGCGGGTCGAGGCTGGTGACCTCCAGCTCGGTGCCGCAGTCGGTGCAGGTGATCAGCTCGCCTTCCACCGCGTCCTCGGCCAGTTCAAATTCCGCTCCGCAAACGGGGCATTCAACCATTGACGGATACCTCCCTGGTCTTGCCTGTCATCTTCTCGCTTCCGAACATGCGCAGGAGCCTTCACTGTCACCGTCATTTCCAGCCGTCATTTCCGCCTCCTCATCCGTGCCCTCTCATCCGTGTCCTCGGCCCTCTCGTCCGTATCCTGCGGCCTCTCATCCGTCATTCCCGCGAAAGCGGGAATCCAGGGGTGGTG
This region of Deltaproteobacteria bacterium genomic DNA includes:
- the argC gene encoding N-acetyl-gamma-glutamyl-phosphate reductase, which translates into the protein MAESLKVSIVGASGYTGGELLRLLLGHPGVEVCEVTSERFAGKFVFKAHPNLRKRTQLRFCKMDELKPCDLLFLCLPHGQAMERIDSFRELAPKLVDLSADFRLNDAGEYERWYGKPHQRPELMKEFVYGVPELHRDEIRGASFVTGAGCNATATILGLYPFFKKGLADPERTVVEVKVGSSEGGNAASDASHHPERSGAVRSFMPTMHRHCAEIYQELGFGEPIRVYFSATSIEMVRGVLATCHLFLREPLEEKDVWKLYREVYGKEPFLRIVKEADGIYRYPEPKLLSGTNYCDVGFQKEKGSDRLVVLSALDNLMKGAAGQAVQAFNLMNGFEETLGLEFPGLHP
- the lysX gene encoding lysine biosynthesis protein LysX, producing MKIGLLHSLVRPEEKLLIKEFRKHSGVELQMIDDRKLSFNLGRDEFDLDVLLERCINHSRALHGLRLFESAGVRCVNASSVATVCGDKILTSVHLQEHGVPQPEVRIAFTEESTLEAIEEMGYPVVLKPAVGSWGRLLAKVNDRDAAETILEHKAILGSYHHSIFYIQQYVEKTGRDIRSFVIGDECVAAIYRYSDHWITNTARGGRAENCPVTDELRDLSVRACRAVGGGIVAVDLFETPDGPLVNEVNYTMEFRNSIDTTGVNIPGLVVEHVLKVGREERERRGAA
- the lysW gene encoding lysine biosynthesis protein LysW → MVECPVCGAEFELAEDAVEGELITCTDCGTELEVTSLDPPEVAEAPSEEEDWGE